A single window of Malus sylvestris chromosome 5, drMalSylv7.2, whole genome shotgun sequence DNA harbors:
- the LOC126622854 gene encoding thioredoxin O, mitochondrial-like, whose amino-acid sequence MHFKHRPRLPWHGNCSAIAASSAQRFFIVTTFLPILSKPCLRQSPPHHLSRPQHFLPVLPPPNPSPIPSTTSQTLTFCNSDLSPRPQVLHIYVILSKSEDEFSTAVSKAKDGAVPTLFYFTAVWCGPCRFISPIIGELSEQYPRVTTYKVDIDEPTFQFFKDGKKVTQVVGANVARLRNTFGSLGNTTWYWKTI is encoded by the exons ATGCATTTCAAACATAGGCCTCGTTTG CCATGGCACGGCAATTGCTCGGCAATCGCAGCAAGTTCTGCGCAGCGCTTCTTCATCGTCACAACCTTCCTTCCAATTCTTTCCAAACCCTGCCTTCGTCAATCCCCACCGCACCATCTCAGCCGCCCACAGCATTTCCTTCCAGTGCTTCCACCTCCAAACCCTTCTCCAATTCCATCCACCACTTCCCAAACCCTCACTTTCTGCAACTCCGACCTCTCTCCTCGCCCTCAGGTGCTTCATATTTATGTTATT CTCAGTAAGTCGGAGGATGAGTTTAGCACCGCAGTCAGCAAAGCTAAag ATGGAGCTGTGCCAACACTTTTCTATTTCACTGCAGTGTGGTGCGGGCCTT GCAGGTTCATATCTCCAATCATTGGAGAGTTGAGTGAGCAATACCCACGCGTAACAACGTATAAGGTTGACATCGACGAG CCTACATTCCAATTCTTTAAAGACGGGAAGAAGGTGACTCAAGTTGTTGGTGCTAATGTTGCTCGCTTGAGAAACACTTTTGGAAGTTTGGGAAATACGACGTGGTATTGGAAAACAATATAG